In the genome of Pseudomonas bubulae, one region contains:
- a CDS encoding endonuclease/exonuclease/phosphatase family protein: MLRWKGERSVGLHEPQINEDHLASCGMPDDRRLRLLSFNIQVGNSTQGYRHYLTRSWQHVLPHKGRAGNLERIGDLLGDFDLVALQEADGGSHRSGYINQVKYLAQQGEFPYWYQQLNRNLGRLAQHSNGVLSRLRPAAIEDHPLPGPAGRGAILVRFGEGPDALVVVVMHLALGTKTRTRQLAYIRELIGDYQHQVLMGDMNTHANDLLHTSPLRDLGLLAPQMEATFPSWRPQRCLDHILLSPSLTLERVQVLDQPISDHLPVAVDIRLPGSVGVDSQIALRPPDNGAKA; the protein is encoded by the coding sequence ATGCTCCGCTGGAAAGGCGAGCGAAGTGTTGGTCTGCATGAGCCGCAGATCAACGAAGATCATCTGGCGTCCTGCGGGATGCCGGATGATCGACGTTTACGACTGCTCAGTTTCAATATCCAGGTGGGTAACAGCACCCAGGGTTACCGGCATTACCTGACCCGCAGTTGGCAGCATGTGCTCCCCCATAAGGGGCGGGCCGGTAACCTGGAGCGTATTGGTGACCTGCTCGGCGACTTCGACCTGGTCGCCCTGCAAGAGGCCGACGGTGGTAGCCATCGTTCTGGCTACATCAATCAGGTCAAGTATCTTGCCCAGCAGGGCGAATTTCCCTACTGGTATCAACAACTCAATCGCAATCTCGGGCGTCTGGCCCAGCACAGTAATGGTGTGCTCAGCCGGTTGCGCCCTGCCGCGATTGAAGATCATCCCTTGCCCGGCCCTGCGGGGCGTGGTGCGATTCTGGTGCGCTTTGGTGAAGGCCCCGACGCTTTGGTGGTCGTGGTCATGCACCTGGCGCTGGGAACCAAAACCCGCACCCGGCAGCTGGCCTATATTCGCGAGTTGATTGGCGACTATCAGCACCAGGTGTTGATGGGCGACATGAACACCCATGCCAACGACCTGCTGCACACCTCGCCACTGCGGGACCTCGGGCTGCTGGCGCCGCAAATGGAGGCCACCTTCCCCAGTTGGCGCCCGCAACGTTGCCTGGATCATATTTTGCTCAGCCCAAGCCTGACCCTTGAGCGCGTCCAGGTACTGGATCAGCCTATCTCGGACCATCTGCCGGTAGCCGTCGATATCCGTCTGCCAGGCTCTGTCGGCGTCGACTCCCAGATCGCGCTGCGCCCGCCTGACAACGGGGCGAAGGCATGA
- a CDS encoding thiol:disulfide interchange protein DsbA/DsbL, whose translation MRNLILSAALVSASLFGMTAQAAEPLEAGKQYVELSSAVPVAVPGKIEVVELFWYGCPHCFAFEPTINPWAEKLPADVSFVRIPAMFGGIWNVHGQLFITLEAMGVENKVHKAVFQAIHDGKKLATPEEMADFLAGEGIDKDKFLSTYNSFAVKGKVEDAKKKAQAYQISGVPTMVVNGKYRFDLGTAGGPEGALSVADQLIAKERAAGAKN comes from the coding sequence ATGCGTAATCTGATTCTCAGCGCCGCTCTCGTCAGTGCCAGCCTGTTTGGCATGACCGCTCAAGCTGCCGAGCCGCTTGAAGCGGGCAAACAATATGTAGAGCTGAGCAGCGCCGTTCCGGTTGCCGTGCCTGGCAAGATCGAAGTGGTCGAGCTGTTCTGGTATGGCTGCCCGCATTGCTTTGCATTCGAGCCAACCATCAATCCCTGGGCAGAAAAACTGCCCGCCGACGTGAGCTTCGTGCGTATCCCTGCCATGTTTGGCGGGATCTGGAATGTTCATGGCCAATTGTTCATCACCCTTGAAGCCATGGGCGTTGAAAACAAGGTTCACAAAGCCGTGTTCCAGGCCATCCACGACGGCAAGAAGCTGGCAACCCCAGAAGAAATGGCTGATTTCCTGGCCGGTGAAGGCATCGATAAAGACAAGTTCCTGAGCACTTACAACTCGTTCGCCGTCAAAGGCAAAGTTGAAGACGCCAAGAAGAAGGCACAGGCCTATCAAATCTCCGGCGTACCGACCATGGTCGTCAACGGCAAGTACCGCTTCGACCTGGGCACTGCCGGTGGCCCTGAAGGCGCTTTGAGCGTGGCTGACCAGCTGATCGCCAAAGAGCGCGCAGCGGGCGCAAAAAACTAA
- the yihA gene encoding ribosome biogenesis GTP-binding protein YihA/YsxC: MQLKNPILGLCQQATFMLSAAKVDQCPDDEGYEVAFAGRSNAGKSSALNTLTHASLARTSKTPGRTQLLNFFQLDEERRLVDLPGYGYAKVPIPLKLHWQRHLEAYFGSRESLKGVILMMDIRHPMTDFDLLMLDWTVSSGMPMHILLTKADKLTYGAAKNTLLKIQSDIRKQWGDAVTIQLFSTPKRMGLEEAYTVLARWMELPNKGEELVEADE, encoded by the coding sequence ATGCAACTCAAGAACCCCATTCTCGGTCTGTGCCAACAGGCCACCTTCATGCTCAGCGCTGCCAAAGTCGATCAATGCCCCGATGACGAAGGCTACGAAGTCGCGTTTGCCGGGCGCTCCAACGCCGGCAAGTCCAGTGCACTCAACACTTTGACCCACGCCAGCCTGGCGCGCACGTCGAAAACTCCGGGCCGCACTCAGTTGCTGAACTTCTTCCAACTGGACGAAGAACGTCGCCTGGTCGACTTGCCAGGTTACGGTTATGCCAAGGTGCCGATCCCGCTGAAATTGCACTGGCAGCGCCACCTTGAAGCATATTTCGGCAGCCGTGAAAGCCTCAAGGGTGTGATCTTGATGATGGATATCCGTCATCCAATGACCGATTTCGACCTTTTGATGCTTGATTGGACCGTGTCCAGCGGCATGCCTATGCACATTTTGCTGACCAAAGCCGACAAACTGACGTACGGCGCTGCAAAAAATACGCTGCTTAAAATCCAGTCGGACATTCGCAAGCAATGGGGCGATGCCGTCACCATCCAGTTGTTCTCCACGCCAAAGCGCATGGGCCTGGAAGAGGCGTACACCGTGCTGGCACGCTGGATGGAATTGCCGAACAAAGGCGAAGAACTGGTTGAAGCTGACGAGTAA
- a CDS encoding homoserine kinase, whose protein sequence is MSVFTPLTRSELETFLAPYELGRLLDFQGIAAGSENTNYFISLERGEFVLTLVERGPVKEMPFFIELLDVLHDADLPVPFALRTVDGQALRELKGKPALLQPRLAGKHIREANAQHCAQVGELLGHLHTATRNNVLERKTDRGLDWMLAEGPALMAGLSPDSADLLQKALQEITERKAQILALPRANLHGDLFRDNAMFEGTHLTGLIDFYNACSGPMLYDVAIALNDWCADEDGQIDAPRARALLGAYAALRPFTAAEAELWPTLLRVACVRFWLSRLIAAQTFAGQDVLIHDPGEFEKRLALRQTVTVQLPFAL, encoded by the coding sequence ATGTCTGTATTCACCCCACTGACTCGCAGCGAGTTGGAAACCTTCCTTGCGCCTTATGAACTCGGCCGTTTGCTCGATTTCCAGGGGATTGCTGCGGGCAGCGAAAATACCAACTACTTCATCAGCCTGGAGCGCGGTGAATTTGTCCTGACCCTGGTTGAGCGTGGGCCGGTCAAAGAGATGCCGTTCTTTATCGAGCTGCTGGATGTGCTGCATGACGCCGACCTGCCGGTGCCATTCGCCTTGCGCACCGTTGACGGCCAGGCCCTGCGCGAACTCAAGGGCAAGCCGGCGCTGCTGCAGCCGCGCCTGGCGGGCAAGCATATTCGTGAGGCCAACGCCCAGCATTGCGCCCAGGTTGGGGAACTGCTCGGCCACTTGCATACCGCGACCCGCAACAACGTACTGGAACGCAAGACAGACCGCGGCCTGGACTGGATGCTGGCTGAAGGTCCTGCCTTGATGGCTGGTTTGTCGCCTGATTCAGCAGATTTGCTGCAAAAGGCGCTGCAGGAAATTACTGAGCGTAAGGCGCAGATTCTGGCACTGCCCCGGGCGAACCTGCATGGCGACCTGTTTCGTGATAACGCGATGTTTGAAGGCACTCATCTGACCGGGCTGATCGATTTTTACAACGCCTGCTCGGGCCCGATGCTGTACGACGTGGCCATTGCCCTGAATGACTGGTGTGCAGACGAAGACGGTCAGATCGATGCTCCCCGCGCCCGTGCGCTGCTGGGTGCCTATGCCGCCCTGCGTCCGTTCACTGCCGCCGAGGCCGAGTTGTGGCCGACCCTGTTGCGCGTTGCTTGCGTGCGGTTCTGGCTGTCGCGCCTGATCGCAGCCCAGACCTTTGCCGGTCAGGACGTGCTGATTCATGATCCGGGCGAGTTTGAAAAACGCCTGGCTTTGCGTCAGACGGTGACCGTACAGCTGCCGTTCGCGTTGTAA
- a CDS encoding diguanylate cyclase: protein MRDEAARWKEKYLKSVELQDKLERRWNARLDLLRRGLVRSTLAAEGTDRTVDQCMKEMREAVRTNEMDAALAALLPRLEKAVLDSEQRRETRVEQVSAALNTLVTQLQALPLPREVSKPLKAYAKQLENRVTHAREIPLLLGELSHLQGQALAPQLNDAQPPKPGLLQRLFGAQDAEKALGEATVVPIPVETQAPRPAAPNSVVPAHVAEPPAVPTPQPEPVIVEAEPQPLPPVATADDDAQALAEPSPSVPQEAQEHASSGALESVVAMVEAENDQARDFVEQSPLDEQTELAEVDAVYALPDAPEPTYSSVAEHIESTLLGLLSGLSLPEHHRPQAEAMCRRLEKGLNWYELLPILDDLAVLMLAITDSGQHEFEAYLKQLNERLESFQNNLQAASEGHAEGRSAADDLHSQLREHVDGLQNSVQDAVDLNSLKHLLENRLEGLLGTMDQHQQQRIAREQEVSAHLQGLAERIASMEQQAQGYREHLEEQRQKALIDPLTDLPNRAAWGERLQYEVDQWQKNGNPLLIAMLDLDHFKRINDGYGHLAGDKVLKIIATQLRKHLRPIDFIARFGGEEFVLLMPDTPLSAGLHLIEKLRAAIQACPFHFKGEPVTITTSIGVSAFRPGDRSDHVLKRADEALYRAKRRGRNCVEPQAATIET from the coding sequence ATGAGGGACGAGGCCGCGCGCTGGAAAGAGAAATACCTTAAAAGCGTGGAGCTGCAAGACAAGCTTGAGCGCCGCTGGAATGCCCGCCTCGACTTGCTGCGCCGTGGCCTGGTGCGTAGCACCCTGGCCGCTGAGGGCACGGACCGCACGGTCGACCAATGCATGAAAGAAATGCGCGAAGCGGTGCGCACCAATGAGATGGACGCCGCCCTTGCCGCCTTGCTCCCGCGCCTTGAAAAAGCCGTGCTCGACTCCGAGCAGCGACGTGAAACCCGGGTTGAGCAAGTCAGCGCAGCGCTCAATACGCTGGTCACCCAACTGCAGGCCCTGCCACTGCCCCGTGAGGTCAGCAAGCCGCTCAAGGCCTATGCCAAACAGCTCGAAAACCGGGTGACGCACGCCCGAGAAATACCGCTGCTGCTTGGTGAGCTGAGTCACTTGCAAGGGCAGGCACTGGCGCCGCAACTCAATGACGCCCAGCCGCCCAAGCCGGGCTTGTTACAGCGATTATTTGGTGCACAAGACGCTGAAAAGGCACTTGGCGAAGCGACTGTGGTTCCGATTCCGGTTGAGACTCAGGCGCCGCGACCGGCTGCGCCGAACAGCGTGGTCCCAGCGCATGTTGCCGAGCCGCCGGCAGTACCCACGCCTCAGCCTGAACCGGTAATTGTTGAAGCCGAACCACAGCCCTTGCCGCCCGTTGCTACGGCTGACGATGACGCCCAGGCGCTTGCCGAGCCGTCCCCTTCGGTACCTCAAGAGGCTCAAGAGCATGCATCCAGCGGTGCACTTGAGTCAGTGGTCGCGATGGTTGAGGCCGAAAATGATCAAGCCAGGGATTTCGTTGAGCAGTCGCCGCTCGACGAACAGACTGAGCTGGCCGAAGTCGATGCTGTCTATGCCCTGCCTGATGCCCCCGAGCCAACCTACAGCAGCGTGGCCGAGCACATTGAGTCCACACTGCTCGGGTTGTTGAGCGGCCTGTCGCTGCCTGAACACCACAGGCCACAGGCCGAGGCCATGTGCCGACGTCTGGAAAAAGGGCTCAACTGGTACGAATTACTGCCGATCCTCGACGATCTTGCGGTTTTGATGCTGGCCATCACTGACAGCGGCCAGCATGAGTTCGAGGCTTACCTCAAACAGCTCAATGAACGCCTGGAGTCATTTCAGAACAACCTCCAGGCGGCCAGCGAGGGTCATGCCGAGGGTCGATCCGCCGCCGACGACTTGCACAGCCAACTGCGCGAACATGTGGACGGTTTGCAAAACAGCGTGCAGGACGCCGTTGACCTTAACAGCCTCAAGCACCTGCTGGAGAATCGTCTCGAAGGGCTGCTGGGCACGATGGACCAGCACCAGCAGCAGCGCATCGCCCGTGAACAGGAGGTCTCGGCCCACCTCCAGGGGCTGGCCGAGCGTATCGCGAGCATGGAACAGCAGGCCCAGGGCTATCGCGAGCATCTTGAAGAACAGCGCCAAAAAGCACTGATAGACCCCCTGACCGATCTGCCTAACCGGGCGGCATGGGGCGAACGCCTGCAATATGAAGTCGATCAGTGGCAAAAAAACGGTAATCCTCTACTGATTGCCATGCTCGACCTCGATCATTTCAAGCGTATCAATGATGGTTACGGCCACCTGGCGGGCGACAAGGTGCTCAAGATCATTGCCACCCAGTTGCGCAAGCATCTGCGGCCGATCGACTTTATTGCCCGCTTTGGTGGCGAAGAGTTTGTGCTACTGATGCCCGATACGCCGTTGAGCGCAGGTTTGCATCTGATCGAGAAGCTGCGGGCAGCAATCCAGGCCTGTCCGTTCCACTTCAAGGGCGAACCCGTGACCATCACCACGTCTATCGGTGTATCCGCGTTCAGGCCGGGTGATCGCAGTGACCATGTGCTTAAACGGGCTGATGAAGCACTGTATCGGGCCAAACGGCGTGGACGTAACTGCGTGGAGCCTCAAGCAGCGACTATTGAAACTTGA
- a CDS encoding N-acetylmuramoyl-L-alanine amidase — protein MKFSALILSLALLAGCSNGLRMDTSHPSINHDSRVQFVVLHYTSTSLERSLELLTRGPVSSHYLVGDTPPTIYKLVDENQRAWHAGESQWKGRTWLNSSSIGIEIVNKGFRDTPEGRVWYPYTEGQVQSVIALLKDISTRYQIDPRNIIGHSDIAPLRKLDPGPLFPWKRLADAGFGIWPNARAVAREQALYASNLPSITWFQQQLALLGYETPQTGELDVATRHVLAAFQMHFRPSRYDGTPDAESAAILKVLNTQKH, from the coding sequence ATGAAATTCTCCGCCCTGATCTTGTCCCTTGCCCTGCTGGCCGGTTGCAGCAACGGTCTGCGCATGGACACCAGTCATCCTTCAATCAACCACGACAGCCGCGTGCAGTTTGTGGTGCTTCACTACACCTCAACCTCGCTGGAGCGCTCCCTGGAGCTGTTAACCCGCGGCCCGGTCAGCAGCCATTACCTGGTCGGGGATACTCCGCCGACCATTTACAAACTGGTGGATGAAAACCAGCGCGCCTGGCACGCCGGTGAAAGCCAATGGAAGGGCCGCACCTGGCTTAACTCCAGCTCCATCGGCATTGAAATCGTCAACAAGGGTTTTCGCGATACGCCCGAAGGTCGAGTCTGGTACCCCTATACAGAGGGTCAGGTCCAGTCGGTTATCGCACTGCTCAAAGATATTTCAACCCGCTATCAGATCGACCCGCGCAACATTATTGGCCATAGCGATATCGCGCCCTTGCGCAAGCTGGATCCAGGCCCGCTGTTTCCCTGGAAGCGCCTGGCCGACGCAGGCTTTGGCATCTGGCCGAACGCCCGGGCCGTAGCCCGGGAGCAAGCACTGTACGCCAGCAACTTGCCAAGCATCACCTGGTTCCAGCAGCAACTGGCGCTTCTGGGCTACGAAACCCCGCAAACCGGAGAGCTGGATGTCGCCACTCGCCACGTTCTGGCCGCCTTCCAGATGCATTTCAGGCCTTCGCGATACGATGGCACTCCGGATGCTGAAAGTGCGGCCATTTTGAAAGTGCTGAACACGCAAAAGCACTGA
- a CDS encoding DUF2782 domain-containing protein encodes MRTLNRLLLTGLFAFTPLVTFAADEAVTADPDVTIRTEGDKTIQEYRQNGFLYAIKVTPKGGKPYFLVRADGTDANYIRSDQPDMLIPSWKIFEWK; translated from the coding sequence ATGCGCACACTCAATCGCCTGTTGCTGACCGGTTTGTTTGCATTCACTCCGCTGGTAACCTTCGCAGCAGATGAAGCAGTCACCGCCGATCCAGATGTAACCATTCGCACGGAAGGCGATAAAACCATTCAGGAGTACCGTCAAAACGGTTTCCTGTACGCCATCAAGGTCACCCCAAAAGGGGGCAAACCGTACTTCCTGGTACGGGCTGATGGTACTGATGCCAATTACATCCGTTCCGACCAGCCGGATATGCTGATTCCTTCGTGGAAAATCTTCGAATGGAAGTAG
- the polA gene encoding DNA polymerase I: MSQAPLVLVDGSSYLYRAFHALPPLTTSKGLPTGAVKGVLNMLKSLRKQYPDSPFAVVFDAKGGTFRDDMYAEYKANRPSMPDDMRVQIEPLHASVIALGFPLLCVEGVEADDVIGTLARSSAAADRPVVISTGDKDMAQLVDGHITLVNTMTGSVMDIEGVKEKFGVSPEQIIDYLALMGDSSDNIPGVPGIGPKTASGLLVGVGGGLVDLYEKLDIVPTLPIRGAKNLPAKLEEHREMAFLSYQLATIKIDVPLDIGLEDLHLKAPDCEKLIELYTELEFKSWIAEVEREAKRAGQVIVHEAPEAPAEAEQQYETILDQARFDVWLKKLNDAKLIAFDTETTGLDAQQAQLVGLSFAVKPGEAAYIPLTHSYMGVPEQLDRDTVLRALKPLLEDPSKAKVGQHAKYDMNILANCAIGGDQSCGIMVQGVAFDTMLESYVLDSTGSRHDMDSLALKYLGHTTTSFQDIAGKGVKQLTFDQISLEQAGPYAAEDADVTLRLHHVLHEKLAAIPSLNSVLTDIEMPLVPVLARIERQGALVDANLLGIQSVELGDKLVALEREAFAIAGEEFNLSSPKQLGVILYEKLGLPIISKTAKGQPSTAEAVLAELAEQDFPLPKVLMQYRSMSKLKSTYTDRLPEQINPRTGRIHTSYHQAVTATGRLSSSDPNLQNIPIRTAEGRRIRQAFVAPKGYKLLAADYSQIELRIMAHLAKDEGLLHAFRNNLDVHSATAAEVFGVDLADVTIDQRRSAKAINFGLIYGMSAFGLAKQIGVDRKQSQAYIDRYFARYPGVLDYMERTRTQAAEQGYVETIFGRRLYLPEINAKNPALRKGAERTAINAPMQGTAADIIKKAMVSVDNWLSASGLDARVILQVHDELVLEVREDLVDQVRDEVRIHMSEAAKLDVPLVVEVGVGNNWDEAH, encoded by the coding sequence ATGAGCCAAGCTCCCCTCGTCCTGGTGGACGGTTCTTCATATCTGTACCGCGCCTTCCACGCGCTGCCGCCGCTGACTACGTCCAAAGGGCTGCCGACAGGCGCCGTGAAGGGCGTATTGAACATGCTCAAAAGCCTGCGCAAGCAGTATCCGGACAGCCCGTTCGCGGTGGTTTTCGATGCCAAGGGCGGGACATTTCGCGATGACATGTACGCCGAGTACAAGGCCAACCGCCCGAGCATGCCCGATGACATGCGGGTGCAAATCGAGCCATTGCACGCCAGTGTGATTGCGCTGGGTTTCCCCTTGCTGTGCGTTGAAGGCGTGGAGGCCGATGATGTCATCGGCACGCTGGCCCGCAGCAGCGCCGCGGCAGACCGACCAGTGGTCATCTCCACCGGTGACAAGGACATGGCCCAGCTGGTTGATGGCCACATCACGCTGGTTAACACCATGACCGGCAGCGTGATGGACATTGAGGGCGTTAAAGAGAAATTTGGCGTATCGCCCGAGCAGATCATCGACTACCTCGCGCTGATGGGCGATTCGTCTGACAACATTCCAGGCGTACCTGGTATTGGTCCCAAGACAGCGTCCGGCTTGCTGGTGGGTGTAGGCGGTGGTTTGGTCGATCTGTACGAAAAGCTCGATATCGTGCCGACCCTGCCCATTCGCGGCGCCAAAAACTTGCCTGCCAAACTCGAAGAACATCGCGAAATGGCGTTTTTGTCCTATCAATTGGCGACGATCAAGATCGATGTGCCGCTGGATATCGGCCTGGAAGACTTGCACCTCAAGGCGCCTGACTGCGAAAAGTTGATTGAGCTGTACACCGAACTTGAGTTCAAAAGCTGGATTGCCGAAGTTGAGCGCGAGGCCAAGCGTGCCGGGCAGGTGATTGTGCATGAGGCTCCTGAAGCGCCCGCCGAAGCGGAGCAACAGTACGAGACCATCCTCGATCAGGCTCGCTTTGATGTATGGCTAAAAAAACTCAACGACGCCAAATTGATTGCCTTTGATACCGAAACCACCGGCCTGGACGCGCAGCAAGCGCAGCTGGTGGGCCTGTCGTTCGCGGTCAAGCCTGGCGAAGCGGCTTACATTCCATTGACCCATTCCTACATGGGCGTACCCGAGCAACTGGATCGCGACACGGTATTGCGTGCCCTCAAGCCGCTGCTGGAAGACCCGAGCAAAGCCAAGGTCGGACAACACGCCAAGTACGACATGAATATTCTGGCCAACTGCGCCATCGGTGGCGATCAATCGTGCGGGATCATGGTTCAGGGCGTTGCCTTCGACACCATGCTTGAGTCCTATGTGCTCGACTCCACGGGCAGCCGCCACGATATGGACAGCCTGGCCCTCAAATACCTGGGCCACACCACCACCAGCTTCCAGGACATTGCCGGCAAGGGCGTCAAGCAACTGACCTTCGACCAGATTTCCCTGGAGCAGGCCGGCCCGTATGCGGCCGAAGATGCCGACGTGACCTTGCGCCTGCACCATGTACTGCACGAAAAACTCGCAGCGATCCCTAGCCTCAACAGCGTATTGACGGACATCGAGATGCCGCTGGTGCCGGTACTGGCGCGTATTGAACGCCAGGGCGCGCTGGTGGATGCCAACCTGCTGGGTATCCAGAGTGTTGAGCTGGGTGACAAGCTGGTTGCGCTGGAGCGTGAGGCTTTTGCCATTGCCGGTGAGGAGTTCAACCTGAGCTCACCCAAGCAACTGGGTGTGATCCTGTATGAAAAACTCGGTCTGCCAATCATCAGCAAAACGGCCAAAGGCCAGCCTTCGACTGCCGAAGCCGTGCTGGCGGAACTGGCCGAGCAGGACTTCCCGCTACCCAAGGTGCTGATGCAGTACCGCTCCATGAGCAAGCTGAAAAGCACCTACACCGATCGCCTGCCTGAGCAGATCAACCCGCGTACGGGCCGTATCCACACCTCCTACCACCAGGCCGTCACGGCGACCGGTCGTTTGTCTTCAAGTGATCCAAACTTGCAGAACATTCCGATCCGTACCGCCGAAGGTCGTCGGATCCGTCAGGCCTTTGTGGCCCCTAAAGGCTACAAACTGCTGGCGGCCGACTACTCGCAAATCGAGCTGCGGATCATGGCCCACCTGGCCAAGGACGAAGGTTTGCTGCATGCCTTCCGCAACAACCTGGACGTGCACAGCGCCACCGCTGCCGAGGTATTCGGGGTTGATCTGGCGGACGTCACCATCGACCAGCGCCGCAGTGCCAAGGCCATCAACTTCGGCCTGATCTATGGCATGAGCGCCTTTGGCCTGGCCAAACAGATCGGCGTCGACCGCAAACAGTCGCAAGCCTATATCGACCGTTATTTCGCACGTTACCCGGGCGTGCTGGACTACATGGAGCGCACGCGCACCCAGGCTGCCGAGCAAGGCTATGTCGAGACCATTTTCGGTCGTCGCTTGTACCTGCCGGAAATCAACGCGAAAAACCCGGCGCTGCGCAAAGGCGCCGAACGCACGGCAATCAACGCACCGATGCAGGGCACGGCAGCCGATATCATCAAAAAAGCCATGGTGTCTGTGGATAACTGGCTCAGCGCCTCAGGCCTCGATGCCCGCGTCATCCTGCAGGTACACGATGAACTGGTGCTAGAAGTGCGCGAAGACCTGGTGGACCAGGTGCGTGATGAAGTGCGGATACACATGAGCGAAGCGGCGAAGCTGGATGTGCCGCTAGTGGTTGAAGTAGGCGTGGGCAACAACTGGGATGAAGCGCATTAA
- a CDS encoding cytochrome c produces the protein MNKLLVSLLLTLGVSGIAQAASTAVVGDAAAGQAKTAVCGACHGPDGNSMAPNFPKLAGQGDRYLLKQLHEIKDGKRQVLEMTGLLANLNDQDLADIAAYYSSQKGSVGAADPALVAQGEALFRGGNLEKGMPACIGCHSPDGQGLAAAGFPHLGGQHASYIEKQLTDFREGDRANDGDSMIMRGIAAKMSNKDIKALASYIQGLH, from the coding sequence ATGAACAAATTACTCGTGAGTCTGCTGTTGACCTTGGGCGTCAGCGGTATTGCCCAGGCTGCTAGCACCGCTGTGGTAGGTGATGCTGCTGCAGGTCAGGCAAAAACCGCTGTATGTGGCGCTTGTCACGGTCCGGACGGCAATAGCATGGCCCCAAACTTCCCCAAGCTGGCCGGGCAAGGTGATCGCTACCTGCTCAAGCAGTTGCATGAAATCAAGGACGGCAAGCGTCAGGTGCTGGAAATGACCGGCCTGCTGGCGAACCTGAACGATCAGGACCTTGCCGACATCGCGGCCTACTACTCAAGCCAGAAAGGTTCGGTTGGCGCTGCTGACCCGGCCCTGGTAGCCCAGGGTGAGGCCCTGTTCCGTGGTGGCAACCTTGAGAAAGGCATGCCAGCGTGCATCGGCTGCCACTCGCCAGACGGCCAGGGCCTTGCCGCTGCCGGCTTCCCGCACCTGGGCGGCCAGCACGCCAGCTATATCGAGAAACAGCTGACAGACTTCCGTGAAGGCGACCGCGCCAACGATGGTGACTCGATGATCATGCGCGGCATCGCGGCCAAAATGAGCAACAAGGACATCAAGGCGCTGGCCAGCTATATTCAAGGCCTGCACTAA